In Doryrhamphus excisus isolate RoL2022-K1 chromosome 7, RoL_Dexc_1.0, whole genome shotgun sequence, one genomic interval encodes:
- the LOC131132431 gene encoding galactose-specific lectin nattectin-like, whose protein sequence is MAFALRLVLLLCGITGSCSFVLYTDQCCPKGWIQLNDRCLHFVGAEFSFEIAETFCNILGGNLVSIHSRLENEMVRHLIMTETGSFEPSWIGFNDLDLEGEFVWTDGSTVDFTDWANNRPRTNANLNCVEINFRGETWNDRGCRAGRPSVCARPAKY, encoded by the exons ATGGCGTTTGCTCTTCGCTTGGTGTTGCTCTTGTGTGGCATCACTGGAAGT TGCTCCTTTGTGCTATATACAG ATCAATGCTGTCCAAAAGGCTGGATCCAGTTGAACGACCGCTGTTTGCATTTCGTGGGAGCAGAATTTAGTTTTGAGATTGCTGAG ACCTTCTGCAATATTCTTGGAGGAAATCTGGTCTCCATCCACAGTCGACTGGAGAATGAAATGGTGCGCCACCTGATTATGACAGAGACCGGCTCTTTCGAACCTTCATGGATCGGGTTCAACGACCTGGATCTG GAAGGAGAGTTCGTATGGACGGATGGCTCAACCGTGGATTTCACTGACTGGGCGAACAACCGACCAAGAACGAACGCTAATCTAAACTGTGTAGAGATTAATTTCCGAG GTGAGACCTGGAATGATCGGGGCTGCCGTGCTGGAAGGCCTTCTGTTTGTGCCAGACCAGCCAAATACTAG
- the LOC131132588 gene encoding galactose-specific lectin nattectin-like has protein sequence MAFALRLVLLLCGITGSCSFVLYTGPSCPDGWTRLNHRCFNFLNENFRFADAETFCNALGGNLVSIHSQLENEVVRFLIEQGAGSARRTWIGFHDTVREGEFVWTDGSVVDFTDWANNRPRMNDMANCAEINFQGETWNDVRCSRQRSIVCTKDVKY, from the exons ATGGCGTTTGCTCTTCGCTTGGTGTTGCTCTTGTGTGGCATCACTGGAAGT TGCTCCTTTGTGCTATATACAG GTCCAAGCTGTCCCGATGGCTGGACTCGATTGAACCATCGCTGTTTCAATTTCCTGAATGAAAACTTCAGATTTGCGGACGCTGAG ACCTTCTGCAACGCTCTTGGTGGCAATCTGGTGTCCATCCACAGTCAGCTGGAGAATGAAGTTGTTCGATTCCTGATTGAGCAAGGGGCTGGCTCTGCCCGGCGTACATGGATCGGGTTCCATGACACGGTTCGG GAAGGAGAGTTCGTATGGACAGATGGCTCAGTCGTGGATTTCACTGACTGGGCTAACAACCGACCAAGAATGAATGACATGGCAAACTGTGCAGAGATTAATTTCCAAG GTGAGACCTGGAATGATGTGCGCTGCAGTCGTCAAAGATCTATTGTTTGTACCAAAGACGTGAAATACTAG
- the LOC131132374 gene encoding galactose-specific lectin nattectin-like, giving the protein MEECSPRHPNTNETREMVVDWRNQETHPELIRHPGNSKGILHTFTSHFFIPSYGFFTPQMAFALRLVLLLCGITGSCSFVLYTGPSCPQGWTRLNHRCFNFLNENLRFVEAETFCNALGGHLVSIHSQLENEVVRFLIEQGAGSAQRTWIGFHDTVQERDFVWTDGSVVDFTDWANNRPRMNDMRNCAEINFQGETWNDVVCGGGRSFVCTKDVKY; this is encoded by the exons ATGGAGGAATGTTCACCTCGACACCCCAACACCAACGAGACCAGGGAAATGGTGGTGGACTGGAGGAACCAGGAGACACACCCAGAACT CATCAGGCATCCAGGCAACAGCAAAGGTATCCTTCACACCTTCACATCTCACTTTTTCATCCCGTCATACGGATTCTTCACTCCACAGATGGCGTTTGCTCTTCGCTTGGTGTTGCTCTTGTGTGGCATCACTGGAAGT TGCTCCTTTGTGCTATATACAG GTCCAAGCTGTCCTCAAGGCTGGACTCGATTGAACCATCGCTGTTTCAATTTCCTGAATGAAAACTTGAGATTTGTGGAAGCTGAG ACCTTCTGCAATGCTCTTGGTGGCCATCTGGTGTCCATCCACAGTCAGCTGGAGAATGAAGTTGTTCGATTCCTGATTGAGCAAGGGGCTGGCTCTGCCCAGCGTACATGGATCGGGTTCCATGACACGGTTCAG GAAAGAGACTTCGTATGGACAGATGGCTCAGTCGTGGATTTCACTGACTGGGCTAACAACCGACCAAGAATGAATGACATGCGAAACTGTGCAGAGATTAATTTCCAAG GTGAGACCTGGAATGATGTGGTCTGCGGTGGTGGAAGATCTTTTGTTTGTACCAAAGATGTGAAATACTAG